The window TGGTCCTCCTTACTAATCCCAAACGTCTGTGCGCTGCATCTCCCCGCCCAACGCCGTTGGTGAACGGGTGCCTGCATGCACGCTGGTACATTGTACGGGCGGTGCCAATCGGCAGTTACCGCAAACCACCGCCTGCGCCGATGCCAATTAATCCCTATACTGGAAACTCTGCTCACCGGATGGTCACCCGGTACTCACGCAGCCAGGCGTCGACCTGGTAGAGATAGGCGAAGAGCTGCGGGCCGGCCATCAGCTGCCCGAACCAGGTGGTGCCGAACGAGGAGCCGTCCGTCTGGACCAGTTCACGCACGCAGGTGGTGTCGATGAGCGTGAGCAGGGGGGAGGCTGGATCGTCCAGCACCTGCCGGAGTTTCGACCGGACCGCCTCCAGGTAGCCGGGGTGGTGGGTCTTCGGGTAGGGGCTTTTCCGCCGGTGGAGCACCTCTCCGGGGACGACGCCGTCCAGGGCCAGGCGCAGAATACCCTTTTCCCGCCCGCCCCATGTTTTTAGAGCCCAGGGGATGTTCCACACGTACTCCACCAGGCGGTGGTCGCAGAAGGGGACTCGCACCTCGAGGCCGGTGGCCATGCTCATGCGGTCCTTGCGGTCCAAAAGCGTGGTCATGAACCACACGAGGTTTAAGTAGAACATCTCGCGCCGGCGGGCCCCGACCGGGTCCTCGCCGGACAGGCGGGGTACCTCGGCCAGGGTTTCGGCGTACCGGGCGGCCACATATTCCTCCGGGCGGAGTTCCCGGGCCAGTTCCGGCTTCAAGAGCCGCATCCGCGCCCTGGTGGAGCGGGACCAGGGAAAGGTCCCGGCCGCAAGGTCCTCCTCCCGGTGGAACCACGGGTAGCCGCCGAACATTTCGTCGGCGCACTCGCCCGACAGCGCCACGGTGAACTCCTTCTTGATCTCGCGGCAGAACAGGTAGAGCGAAGTGTCGATGTCCGCCATGCCGGGCAGGTCGCGGGCCTGGACGGCCAAGCCCAGGGTGTCCACGAGTTCCGGGGTGTCGACCCACACCGGGTGGTGAATGGTGCCCAGCCGGTCCGACACCAGGCCCACCCAGGCGGAATCCGCGTCGGGCTGGAACCGGTTCGGGCGGAAATACCGCTCGTTATCCACGAAATCGATGGAGTAGGTGTGCACCGTGCCCCGGCCGCTTTTCCGGAAGGCGCCGGCGGCGAAGGCGGTCAGCGCGCTGGAGTCCAGGCCGCCCGAAAGCAGTGTGCACACCGGTACGTCGGCCACCAACTGCCGTTCTACGGAGTCCTGCAGGAGCGCCCGTACTTTGGCCGCGGTGGCGGGCAGGTCGTCGGTGTGCGGCCGGCTTTCCAACCTCCAGTAGCGCCGGGTGCGGACGCCGTTCCGGTCGAAAAAAAGGCAGTATCCGGGCCGCAGTTCCGAGATGCCGCGAAACACGCCGTGTCCCGGCGTCCGGGCCGGGCCGAGCGCGAAAACCTCGGCCAGCCCCTCGGCGTCCACCTCCGGCCGGACGTCGGGGTGGGCCAGGATCGCCTTCTGCTCCGAGCCGAAGAGGAACGCCCCGCCCCGCACGGCGTAGAAGAGGGGCTTGACTCCCATCCGGTCGCGGGCCATGAAGAGACTCTGGTCGTATTCACTCCAGACCGCGAAGGCGAAGATACCGTTCAGGCGCCCGACACAGTCGGCTCCCCACTCGATGTACGACAAGAGGAGCGCCTCCGTGTCCGAGTGGCCCCGGAAAACGTGCCCGCGTGCCTCCAGGTCCCGGCGCAGTTCGGGGGTGTTGTAGAGTTCACCGTTGTACACCAGGACGTACTCGCGTTCCCCGCACCGGCGGACCATGGGCTGGCCCCCTCCTTCCGGGTCCACCACGATCAGGCGCCGGTGACCAAGGGCGGCGTGCTCCGAAAGCCAGAAGCCGGAGGCGTCCGGTCCCCGGGCGGCCAGAGTCCCGGTCATTTCGGTGATCACCGGACACTCCCGGCGCAGGTCCCGCTCCCAGTCGATCCAGCCTGCTATGCCGCACATATTCAGTCGTTCACCCTTCCTAAAGAACAAGAAAAAGCGCCACGACGAGTTCCGCTCCGAACTCCTTAACTCGTGGCGCCGTTGCCTTGAGTCATTTAAAGTCTTTCGGTTCCTCCTATCTTACGAGGGAGACCGGCGACTTGACATTTTCTTTGCCGGGGCAATACCTGGAAAAGTCGTTCCAGAATGGCTCTGATCGTCTGGAGTGTGACCTGGAAGATAATCGCGCTAGGGCATGCGCTCCGGAATGTGCAGACCGCTTGGTTCATTAACGTACGGACCACCTACACGGGTTACGCCGGGTTTGTCAATCTGGCCCGGGATCTCGGCGGGGTTTTGGGTTTATGGTAACTGTATACAGGATTCATTGAAAAAAGTGCTTGACGAAGGCAAAAACGGCAGATACAATTACCGCATAACAGCATACCGGCGATACACTGTTGTATCGAAACAGGTCTAGGACGCCCTTCTTTGAGGGGCGTCCATCTATTTTTTCCAGACCCTGCGGGTTGCCGGCCCCGCAACGGCTGGACGAAAGGAGGCGAGGTCGCGTGAAGAAGATCGAGGCGGTAATCAGACCCAGCAAGTTTGAAGAAGTGAAGCAGGCGTTGGGCAAGTTCGGGATCAAAGGGATGACCGTCACCGACGTTTTGGGCTGCGGCCTGCAGCATGGGCAGCGGGAAATCTACCGGGGCACGGAGTTCATAAAGCTTCTGCCTAAGGTGAAGATCGAAGTCGTGGTGCAGGAGGCCGTGCTGGACCAGGTGATCGAGACGATCACCACGGTGGCCCGGACGGGCGAAGTCGGGGACGGCAAGATCTTCATCTACCCGGTCGAGACGGCGGTCAGGATCAGGACCGGTGAATCCGGTGACGCGGCCATATAGCAGTCACCGATACAAGGGCAACGGCGCCCCGGCGGTGGAACCAATTGGTGGTCTGTGGTCAGTGATTTCACCAACGACTGACGACCGACCGAGACCACTAAATCCCCCGGGGTGCCTTGTTTTCTGGACAGGGATCATTTCCGGGCATCTGAATCTGAATTAAGGAGGGAATTCACAATGTGGGCAAAGGGGTTAATGGGGCGCTTCCACTGGCGGGTGATCGTGCCGTTGGCGGCGGCACTGACGGCGATCCCCGGCCTGGCGCTGGCCGGTGAAGAGGCGGTCAGCCCGGCCGACACAGGTTTCGTATTGATCGCGGCCGCGCTGGTGATGCTAATGGTTCCCGGTCTGGCCCTGTTTTACGGCGGGATGGTTTCCAGGAAGAACGTGGTGAACACCTTGATGATGAGTTTTGCGATGCTCGGGCTGATCACCGTGGTGTGGGTGCTGTGGGGTTACTCCCTGGCGTTCGGCACCAGCACCGCAGGCCTGATCGGTTCCCTGGAGTTCTTGGGGTTCAAGGGCGTGGGCATGGAGGCGGCGGGCAGCCTGCCGCACGGGGCCTTCGCGGTATTCCAGATGATGTTCGCGGCCCTGACGGTGGCCCTGATTTCCGGCGCGCTGGCCGAAAGAATGCGGTTTTCCGCCTGGGTGATTTTCGGCGTGCTGTGGGCGACAGTCGTGTATTCCCCCCTCTGCCACTGGGTGTGGGGCGGTGGCTGGATCGGTGAGATGGGGGCGCTGGACTTCGCCGGCGGCACGGTGGTGCACATCAGCTCGGGCACGGCCGGTCTGATCGGCTGTCTGGTGCTCGGGGCGCGCCGGGGCTTCGGGAAGCGGCCGATGCCGCCGCACCAACTGCCCATGGTCATGCTCGGGGCGGGCCTGCTCTGGTTCGGGTGGTTCGGTTTCAACGCCGGCAGCGCGCTGGAAGCCAGTCCGCTGGCCGCGAGCGCCTTCGTGGTGACCCAGATCGCCGCGGCGACGGCGGCCATGACTTGGGCCTTCGCCGAATGGGTCCGGCACGGCAAGCCGACGCTCTTGGGTGCGGCTTCGGGCTGCATCGCCGGCCTGGTGGCCATCACTCCGGCGGCCGGTTTCGTGACGCCCCTGGCGGCGATCGCGATCGGTTTCGGCGGCGGGTTGTTCTGCTTCCTTGCCGTGACCATCCTGAAGCACAAGCTCGGCTACGATGACTCGCTGGACGTTTTCGGCATCCACGGCGTGGGCGGTACCTGGGGCGCCCTGGCCACCGGCGTCTTCGCCACCGCCTCCATCGGGGGCGTGGACGGTCTCCTGTACGGGAACCCGGCGCAGCTCGGCATCCAGGCGGTCGGCGTGGCGGCCACCTTCGCTTTTGTGGGTATAACCACTTTCGTCCTTTTGAAGTTCGTGGGTGTCTTCGTGCCGCTACGGGTGGGCGCGGACGCCGAGGACACCGGTCTGGACATCGCGCAGCACGGCGAGGATGGTTACAGCGACTACGTGGGCGGCGGGACACTGTACCGCGAACCGCCGGGAATTCCGGCGATGGCCAGGAGCGAGGCGCCGGCCCCGCCCGGCAGCCACTAGCACCCAAACGGTGCGCCCGTTAATTATATATCGGGGCAAGGAGGCCCCTCCCCGGAACCCGACGTTCCGTAGAGGGGCCTTCCCAGTCCCACCAGGTGGAATTTTATGGAGGTGTGTTTCAGGTGACCAGAAAAATTGCGATTTACGGCAAGGGCGGTATCGGCAAGTCCACCACCACCCAGAACACGGCGGCGGCCATGGCCTACTTTTTCGGCAAGCGGATTATGATTCACGGTTGCGACCCCAAGGCCGACTCCACCCGCCTGATCCTGGGAGGGATGATGCAGACCACCGTGATGGACACCCTGCGCGAGGAAGGTGAAGAAGGCGTAACCCTGGACCGCGTACGGCTGCAGGGTTTCGGCGAGATCGACTGCGTGGAGTCCGGCGGTCCCGAACCGGGTGTGGGATGTGCCGGCCGGGGGGTGATCACGGCCATCAACCTGATGGAGGACCTGAACGCCTACGGGGATGAGCTGGACTTTGTGTTCTTCGACGTCCTGGGTGACGTGGTCTGCGGCGGCTTCGCCATGCCGGTGCGGGAGGGCAAGGCCCAGGAGATTTATATCGTGGCCTCCGGGGAGATGATGGCCCTGTACGCGGCCAACAACATCTGCCGCGGGATGGTTAAGTACGCCGAACAGAGCGGGGTGCGCCTGGGCGGGATCATCTGCAACAGCCGCCGCGTGGAAGGAGAGCGCGAGTTGATCGAGGAGTTCTGCGCCCGGCTCGGCACCCGGATGATCATGTTCGTGCCCCGGGACAACATCGTCCAGAAGGCCGAGTTCAACCGGAAAACGGTGACCGAGTTCGCGCCGGATTCCGAACAGGCGCAAGTGTACCGGGAACTGGCCCGCCGTATCATCGAAAACGACCACTTCGTGATCCCGACACCTATGACTATGGATGAGATGGAGTCACTGGTACTTAAGTACGGGTTACTCGACCTGGGGGAGGCGAGCTAGTTGAAGAAGATCACCGCCATAGTGCGGCCGGAACGGGCGGAAGAAGTGGCCGAGGCCTTGGGCAAGGCGGGTTTCGCCGCCCTCACCAAAATGGATGTGGCCGGCCGCGGCAAGCAGATGGGTCTCAGGATGGGCAGCGTGTACTACGACGAACTGCCTAAGACGATGTTCTGGCTCGTGGTTCAGGACGAGAGAGTGGCGGAGGCCGTGGAGGTAATCAGCAAGACGGCCTACACCGGGAATTTCGGCGACGGTAAAATTTTCGTCAGCCCGGTGGAGGAAGCGTACACCATCCGCACCGGCGTGAAAGAACTGTAGGGGGTGAACGGATGTGAAAGAAATCATCGCCGTCATCAGGCCGAACAAGATGCAGGCCACCAAGGACGAGCTGGCGCGGATCGGGTTTCCGTCCCTGACCGCGGCCAAGGTCTTCGGGCGCGGCAAGCAGCGCGGACTGGCGGCCGAAGTGGCCTTTGAACTGCCGGCCAAGCTGTCGGCGCAGGGCGGCATGCGCTGGATACCCAAGCGGATGATCAGTCTGGTGGTGCCCAGCGGGGACGTGCCCAAGGTTGTGGCCGCGCTGATCCGGGTGAACCAGACCGGGGAGATCGGCGACGGGCGGATCTTTATCAGCCCGGTGGAGGCGGCCGTACGCCTCCGCACCGGGGAACGGGGCGATCAGGCTCTGGTCTAGGGACGGAATCGGGCAAAGAAAGGAGTAGAGGTAATGCCGTTTCTCAGGCTCAAGTGTGATGAACTGATCCCCGAACGGGAAAAGCACACTTACATCACGGATAGGGAGAACCCCGTCATCCCGCTTTGCAACATCAACACGATCCCGGGGGATATGACCGAGCGCGGGTGAGCGTTCGCGGGTGCCCGCGGGGTCGTGGGCGGACCAATCACCGATGCTATCCAGATCGTGCACGCGCCGGTCGGATGTGCCTATTACACCTGGGCGACGCGGCGTCACCTTTCCGACCAGTACGCCTGGAGCATGCCCGGCCGGCTGGACAACGTGGCCTTCAACCGCCGCTTCTGTGTGTGCACCGACATGGAGGAAAAGGATGTTGTCTTCGGCGGGACCAAGAAACTCCTAAAGAGCGCGCTGGAGGCGGTAAGACTGTTTCCGGAAGCGACGGGGATCATCATGTACACCACCTGCACCACCGGTCTGATCGGGGACGATATCGGGTCGGTGGCCAAGCAAATCGAACGGGAGACCGGAAAGCCGGTGTTCTTCGCGGAGGCGCCCGGCTGTTCCGGGGTGAGCCAGTCCAAGGGTCATCACGTGGCGAACCGGCAGTTTTTCGAACAGATCAACGAGATCCGGCGCCGGCGCCCGGAACTGATCACACCCGAGGCGGAGCGGACGCCTTACGACGTCGTCCTGGTCGGGGAGTACAACATGGACTGGGACCTCAAGGTGATCCTGCCGCTGATGGAGAGCATCGGGATGCGGGTGGTAAGCACCTTCACCGGAAACGCCCGGATGATGGACCTGGTCCGGCTGCCGGATACCAAGCTCAACGTGGTGCACTGCCAGCGGTCGGCAACCTACATCGCGGATATGATCAAGGAAGGCTACGACATTCCCTACGTCAAGGCGTCGTTCTTCGGTATCCAGCAGACGAGCAAGGCCCTGCGGACCATTGCCCGCCATTTTGGTCTGGAGGAGCGGGCGGAGCAGGTCATCGCCGCGGAGACGATCCGCATCCAGCCGGCCCTGGAGTGGTACCGCGAGCGCCTGCAGGGCAAGACCGTGGCCGTCTACGTCGGGGGGCCCCGGGTCTGGCACTGGATCAAGCTCTTTGAGGAACTGGGCATGAAGGTGGTGGCCGGAGCCTGCACCTTCGCCCACGAGGACGACTACGAGAAGATCAACGCCCGCGCCGGTGACGGGGTGCTGATCATCGACAACCCGAACGAGTTCGAGATCGAGGAGTTGCTGGAAACCTGTAAACCGGATATCTTCCTCTGCGGCCTGAAGGAGAAGTTCCTGGGCCGCAAGATGGGCGTGCCCACCCTGAACTCCCATTCCTACGAGAAAGGCCCCTACGCGGGGTACGTGGGGTTCATCAACTTCGCCCGCGACATCTACCAGGCGCTTTACGCCCCGGTATGGCGCCTGACCAACGGAAAGGAGGCCGTTACCAATTATGGCCGGCAACTGTAACCCCATCCCCATCGGGGGCATCACCTACAATCAATTGAAAATCGAAAAAAAGCCCCTGACGCCGGAATACGTGCCGCGCGACCCGGCCCTGGTGCCCAAGGCCAACCGGGTGGTGGTCGTCAACCCCGCCCGGACCTGCATGCCCCTGGGAGCGATGTTCGCCGGGCTGGGGATTCACCGCGGGCTGCCCTTCGTCCAGGGGGCCCAGGGTTGCACCACCTATGTGCGCTACACCTTCTGCCGCATCTTCCAGGAGCCGGCCAGCATCGCCAACGCCTCTTTCCACGAGGACGCGGCCGTGTTCGGCGGGCGGAAGAACTTCACCGAAGGAATCCGCAACCTGGTGGTGCGCTATAGACCCGACCTGATTACCGTGGTCACCACCTGCTCCAGTGAAATCATCGGCGACGACATGGTCAGTTTCATCAAGGTGGCCAGAAAGCGCCTGGTTTCCGAGTTGGGTCCGGAAGACGGGAACCGGGTGCGCCTGGTGCTGGTCAGTACCCCGAGTTTCGCCGGCTCCCACGTTGCCGGCTACGACCGGGCGTCCCGGGCCTTCCTGGAGACCCTGGCCACCGATCACTCGCGGCCGAACAATAGGGTGAACATCATCCCCGGAATGCTGATGCCCGGCGACCTGCGGGAGATCAAGCACCTCCTGGCGGAGATGGGGGTGGAGGCGCACGTCCTGTTCGATATCAGCGACGTGTTCGACACCCCGCTGATGCCGCCCCAGACCCTGCCCTACTACCCCGAGGGGGGCACCCGGGTGGAGGACGTCGAGGACATGGCCAACTCCATGGCCACCTTCGCCCTGTGCCCGAACGAGGGCGGGCTCGGGGCCCGTTACCTGGAACAGAAGTTCGGGATTCCTGCTTTCCTCGGGCCGGTGCCCGTGGGTGTACACAACACCGATCTCTTCCTGGAGCGCCTGTTGCGGGTTACCGGAAAGGAGGTGCCCAAGGCACTGCGGGACGAACGCGGCCGGCTGCTCGACTTTATGGCCGACACCCTGCACCACACCATGATGAAAAAGGTGGCTCTGTTTGGTGATCCGGACCTGGTCACCGGGCTGACCCGTTTCGTGTGCGAACTGGGCATGGAGCCGGTGGCGGTGATGAGCGGGACGCAGACCAAGACGTTTGCGGCCGACATCGAGGGCATTACGGGTGAGTTCGGCTTCACCCCGGCCGTCTTCAACGGTTCGGACCTGTTTGAATTTGAGGAAACGCTCAAGAC is drawn from Candidatus Desulforudis audaxviator MP104C and contains these coding sequences:
- the asnB gene encoding asparagine synthase (glutamine-hydrolyzing), with the translated sequence MCGIAGWIDWERDLRRECPVITEMTGTLAARGPDASGFWLSEHAALGHRRLIVVDPEGGGQPMVRRCGEREYVLVYNGELYNTPELRRDLEARGHVFRGHSDTEALLLSYIEWGADCVGRLNGIFAFAVWSEYDQSLFMARDRMGVKPLFYAVRGGAFLFGSEQKAILAHPDVRPEVDAEGLAEVFALGPARTPGHGVFRGISELRPGYCLFFDRNGVRTRRYWRLESRPHTDDLPATAAKVRALLQDSVERQLVADVPVCTLLSGGLDSSALTAFAAGAFRKSGRGTVHTYSIDFVDNERYFRPNRFQPDADSAWVGLVSDRLGTIHHPVWVDTPELVDTLGLAVQARDLPGMADIDTSLYLFCREIKKEFTVALSGECADEMFGGYPWFHREEDLAAGTFPWSRSTRARMRLLKPELARELRPEEYVAARYAETLAEVPRLSGEDPVGARRREMFYLNLVWFMTTLLDRKDRMSMATGLEVRVPFCDHRLVEYVWNIPWALKTWGGREKGILRLALDGVVPGEVLHRRKSPYPKTHHPGYLEAVRSKLRQVLDDPASPLLTLIDTTCVRELVQTDGSSFGTTWFGQLMAGPQLFAYLYQVDAWLREYRVTIR
- a CDS encoding DUF5652 family protein translates to MALIVWSVTWKIIALGHALRNVQTAWFINVRTTYTGYAGFVNLARDLGGVLGLW
- a CDS encoding P-II family nitrogen regulator, translating into MKKIEAVIRPSKFEEVKQALGKFGIKGMTVTDVLGCGLQHGQREIYRGTEFIKLLPKVKIEVVVQEAVLDQVIETITTVARTGEVGDGKIFIYPVETAVRIRTGESGDAAI
- a CDS encoding ammonium transporter, whose translation is MWAKGLMGRFHWRVIVPLAAALTAIPGLALAGEEAVSPADTGFVLIAAALVMLMVPGLALFYGGMVSRKNVVNTLMMSFAMLGLITVVWVLWGYSLAFGTSTAGLIGSLEFLGFKGVGMEAAGSLPHGAFAVFQMMFAALTVALISGALAERMRFSAWVIFGVLWATVVYSPLCHWVWGGGWIGEMGALDFAGGTVVHISSGTAGLIGCLVLGARRGFGKRPMPPHQLPMVMLGAGLLWFGWFGFNAGSALEASPLAASAFVVTQIAAATAAMTWAFAEWVRHGKPTLLGAASGCIAGLVAITPAAGFVTPLAAIAIGFGGGLFCFLAVTILKHKLGYDDSLDVFGIHGVGGTWGALATGVFATASIGGVDGLLYGNPAQLGIQAVGVAATFAFVGITTFVLLKFVGVFVPLRVGADAEDTGLDIAQHGEDGYSDYVGGGTLYREPPGIPAMARSEAPAPPGSH
- the nifH gene encoding nitrogenase iron protein; this translates as MTRKIAIYGKGGIGKSTTTQNTAAAMAYFFGKRIMIHGCDPKADSTRLILGGMMQTTVMDTLREEGEEGVTLDRVRLQGFGEIDCVESGGPEPGVGCAGRGVITAINLMEDLNAYGDELDFVFFDVLGDVVCGGFAMPVREGKAQEIYIVASGEMMALYAANNICRGMVKYAEQSGVRLGGIICNSRRVEGERELIEEFCARLGTRMIMFVPRDNIVQKAEFNRKTVTEFAPDSEQAQVYRELARRIIENDHFVIPTPMTMDEMESLVLKYGLLDLGEAS
- a CDS encoding P-II family nitrogen regulator, whose protein sequence is MKKITAIVRPERAEEVAEALGKAGFAALTKMDVAGRGKQMGLRMGSVYYDELPKTMFWLVVQDERVAEAVEVISKTAYTGNFGDGKIFVSPVEEAYTIRTGVKEL
- a CDS encoding P-II family nitrogen regulator, with the protein product MKEIIAVIRPNKMQATKDELARIGFPSLTAAKVFGRGKQRGLAAEVAFELPAKLSAQGGMRWIPKRMISLVVPSGDVPKVVAALIRVNQTGEIGDGRIFISPVEAAVRLRTGERGDQALV
- a CDS encoding nitrogenase component I subunit alpha — encoded protein: MPFLRLKCDELIPEREKHTYITDRENPVIPLCNINTIPGDMTERGUAFAGARGVVGGPITDAIQIVHAPVGCAYYTWATRRHLSDQYAWSMPGRLDNVAFNRRFCVCTDMEEKDVVFGGTKKLLKSALEAVRLFPEATGIIMYTTCTTGLIGDDIGSVAKQIERETGKPVFFAEAPGCSGVSQSKGHHVANRQFFEQINEIRRRRPELITPEAERTPYDVVLVGEYNMDWDLKVILPLMESIGMRVVSTFTGNARMMDLVRLPDTKLNVVHCQRSATYIADMIKEGYDIPYVKASFFGIQQTSKALRTIARHFGLEERAEQVIAAETIRIQPALEWYRERLQGKTVAVYVGGPRVWHWIKLFEELGMKVVAGACTFAHEDDYEKINARAGDGVLIIDNPNEFEIEELLETCKPDIFLCGLKEKFLGRKMGVPTLNSHSYEKGPYAGYVGFINFARDIYQALYAPVWRLTNGKEAVTNYGRQL
- a CDS encoding nitrogenase component 1, with translation MAGNCNPIPIGGITYNQLKIEKKPLTPEYVPRDPALVPKANRVVVVNPARTCMPLGAMFAGLGIHRGLPFVQGAQGCTTYVRYTFCRIFQEPASIANASFHEDAAVFGGRKNFTEGIRNLVVRYRPDLITVVTTCSSEIIGDDMVSFIKVARKRLVSELGPEDGNRVRLVLVSTPSFAGSHVAGYDRASRAFLETLATDHSRPNNRVNIIPGMLMPGDLREIKHLLAEMGVEAHVLFDISDVFDTPLMPPQTLPYYPEGGTRVEDVEDMANSMATFALCPNEGGLGARYLEQKFGIPAFLGPVPVGVHNTDLFLERLLRVTGKEVPKALRDERGRLLDFMADTLHHTMMKKVALFGDPDLVTGLTRFVCELGMEPVAVMSGTQTKTFAADIEGITGEFGFTPAVFNGSDLFEFEETLKTMPVEVLIGNSKGADIAKELQIPLVRAGLFVYDRVGYQKRPVVGYRGGERLLADLVNAILDFGYPEERTQQL